A stretch of Pyrenophora tritici-repentis strain M4 chromosome 7, whole genome shotgun sequence DNA encodes these proteins:
- a CDS encoding F-box domain containing protein: MNLNTTSLLDLPPELILEIHDHLSLDALLALKLTHPRLHQIIRLDRQRWQSPLSHCSHRAIQLYLALSTAKASHRFCRLCAATIPVSMFNSSTSPAFIQAADTDDFQNIIELPPGICALHVSRLMRVVHTGPRGPNEWTSTPSRMCMHCGNIEGWADCDCKCDSCAVGIVKTFTRYLNNTRECQQYRFWKADSPTNKTRDGHLWVRETVMDERDHYSIINLPIRPMLDEATTMTQHSQLGYGSFFRSSFWL, from the coding sequence ATGAACCTAAATACAACGTCTCTTTTGGACCTGCCTCCAGAACTTATCCTCGAGATCCATGACCACCTCTCCCTGGATGCACTGTTGGCACTCAAGCTTACGCACCCTCGACTCCATCAGATCATCCGTCTTGATCGACAGCGTTGGCAGAGCCCTCTCTCCCACTGCTCACATCGCGCTATCCAACTCTACCTGGCGCTATCGACTGCGAAGGCCAGTCATCGGTTCTGTAGGCTATGTGCGGCCACCATACCCGTTAGTATGTTCAACTCATCAACGAGCCCAGCTTTCATCCAGGCAGCAGATACGGATGATTTCCAAAACATCATTGAACTGCCACCGGGCATCTGCGCCTTGCACGTAAGCAGACTGATGAGGGTTGTCCACACTGGGCCCAGGGGTCCAAACGAGTGGACTAGTACTCCAAGCAGGATGTGCATGCACTGCGGCAACATCGAAGGCTGGGCAGACTGTGACTGCAAGTGCGATAGCTGCGCGGTCGGAATAGTGAAGACATTCACCCGCTATCTCAACAACACTAGAGAATGCCAGCAATACCGTTTCTGGAAGGCCGATTCCCCAACGAACAAAACCCGAGATGGCCATCTTTGGGTGCGAGAGACTGTGATGGATGAGAGAGATCACTATTCAATCATCAATCTTCCAATCAGGCCCATGTTGGATGAAGCCACCACAATGACGCAACATTCGCAATTGGGTTACGGTTCCTTCTTCCGCAGCAGCTTCTGGTTGTAG
- a CDS encoding Sec61-beta domain containing protein: MSSQRATSPSNAASSGTTTARPASPKPPGGPATVMRRKAAADRAEKTANLRPSSTRAAGAGGSSSTMLRLYTDESPGLKVDPVVVMTLSVVFIFSVVALHVIAKVMRRFSA, encoded by the exons ATG TCTTCTCAACGTGCCACCTCGCCTTCAAATGCAGCCTCTTCAGGCACAACGACAGCGCGCCCTGCCTCACCAAAGCCCCCGGGTGGCCCCGCCACTGTTATGCGAAGGAAGGCGGCCGCTGACCGTGCTGAGAAGACGGCCAACCTGCGACCAAGCAGCACAAGGGCAGCAGGCGCAGGTGGAAGCTCAAGCACCATGCTGA GGCTCTACACCGATGAGTCTCCCGGACTCAAGGTCGACCCCGTGGTGGTCATGACCTTGTCCGTTGTCTTCATCTTTAGCGTTGTCGCTCTTCACG TCATCGCCAAGGTTATGCGTCGCTTCTCCGCATAA
- a CDS encoding Pyr-redox-2 multi-domain protein, giving the protein MRLTGVSNSLEGLSLSVGNPHRVLVVGCAYGGISAVVNLLDYAQGKPRQSVYPGGPDFKGAQSRRGVEITVIDERDGYFHSVGAPLAHVTPKHTNQMWKRFSHLNELKQPNLRFNHGSVKNINPEAKVAEWCDGNGKTHQQTYDYLVMATGLKRTFPAVPKSGSFEEYQRDAKAFIEKITGGDASKGQGRRVVVIGAGAVGVEFAAEIKSYYPHIEVTLVHSRSEVLSSEPLPADVKERVKILLQEEGVDLILGSRASSTSLPNGQFTVTLANGDPVTADFVVDFTRKGTPTTHVLPKECLNKDKEIMVHQSLMFKDTIPNASCHFGVGDVIAWSGIKRAGSATVMGQTAAQNIYSAMLNSELPPSSEQYGTAELPAWDAVIGIAVGKQCLTYDPKNGIKYGVEVMKSYFGDDLAWTSTLKYLCLTDVVERADSPVEEIEATKMTEVGIKPVSSEA; this is encoded by the exons ATGAGACTTACGGGCGTTAGCAACTCGTTGGAGGGCTTGAGCCTGAGCGTAGGCAATCCTCACCGCGTCCTTGTTGTCGGTTGCGCATACGGCGGTATATCTGCCGTGGTTAATCTCCTCGATTATGCACAAGGGAAGCCACGACAGAGTGTCTATCCAGGCGGCCCGGATTTCAAGGGGGCGCAAAGTAGGAGAGGGGTTGAAATCACCGTTATCGATGAGCGAGACGGTTACT TCCACTCTGTTGGTGCTCCACTCGCTCATGTCACACCGAAgcatacaaaccaaatgTGGAAGAGGTTCAGTCATCTCAATGAGCTCAAACAACCAAACCTCCGCTTCAACCATGGAAGTGTTAAGAACATCAACCCAGAAGCCAAGGTCGCCGAATGGTGCGACGGTAATGGCAAGACACATCAACAAACATATGACTACCTCGTCATGGCCACTGGCCTAAAGAGGACCTTTCCCGCCGTTCCCAAGTCCGGAAGCTTCGAAGAGTATCAAAGAGATGCCAAGGCGTTCATCGAGAAAATCACTGGCGGTGACGCATCGAAAGGCCAAGGAAGGAGAGTAGTAGtcattggcgcgggtgctgTTGGGGTTGAATTTGCTGCTGAGATCAAGAGCTATTACCCACATATTGAGGTTACGCTGGTACACTCACGGAGCGAAGTCCTCTCCTCCGAGCCACTACCTGCAGACGTCAAAGAGCGCGTGAAGATACTTCTGCAGGAAGAGGGTGTTGACCTTATTCTTGGTAGTAGGGCATCCAGCACGAGTCTGCCCAATGGACAATTCACCGTCACACTCGCAAATGGCGACCCTGTAACAGCAGACTTTGTCGTCGACTTTACGAGAAAAGGCACACCGACCACGCATGTTCTACCCAAGGAGTGCTTGAACAAAGACAAGGAGATCATGGTCCACCAATCGCTCATGTTCAAAGACACcattccaaacgcttcctGTCACTTTGGTGTTGGTGACGTCATTGCCTGGTCGGGCATTAAGCGCGCAGGTAGCGCGACGGTCATGGGCCAGACGGCTGCTCAAAACATATATTCTGCCATGTTGAACTCGGAGCTTCCCCCTTCATCAGAGCAATATGGCACGGCCGAGCTACCCGCATGGGATGCTGTTATTGGTATTGCAGTTGGAAAGCAATGTCTGACGTATGACCCGAAGAACGGCATAAAGTATGGTGTTGAGGTTATGAAGTCGTACTTTGGTGATGACCTGGCCTGGACGAGTACCCTGAAGTATCTGTGTTTGACCGATGTGGTGGAGAGGGCGGATAGTCCCGTCGAAGAGATTGAAGCGACCAAGATGACCGAGGTGGGGATTAAGCCGGTTAGTTCGGAGGCATAG
- a CDS encoding WNT1 domain containing protein: MSYYNDASWNTPAPGRQSSWEQPPPPSRSGTDQMGYNAQSPAIHTDIGTSSTVNSEAANAFASQFEEVDRAIENIAKSGKPFGPGFPPTPMGANRRESMPMMGGGGPRPYPDFEQQQRMGGPQRHHSVSEYDGSRSHSASNVQGFYQNQRYAPRPNDADQMAQAKRRMAAQRERELRNYHQEQQYHRNVSGSGSKSDRSMSPNAMNEDERRELIARQHRALYGETSTLYNNNPTSSQDVRVQTSAAGRGQSPLAFDPFGMQGQSDGSVQMPPRDKDAASGAQDARSNNTSSPSAGQNPAFNLFDAQQASRTSNSSPGGSPPVPGHKSNGSNVAPIGTRPQNQNLQQPGGAALGKRANSPLPSPLGYNSYNASEQSNMATTSASMNPSATATDKGVGIWNNGPWSNTPTQGVQASVWG; encoded by the exons ATGTCCTACTACAACGACGCGTCGTGGAACACACCTGCTCCTGGCCGACAGTCATCATGGGAGCAGCCGCCACCGCCCTCGCGATCAGGTACTGACCAAATGGGTTACAATGCGCAAAGTCCAGCCATTCACACGGATATAGGCACGAGCTCCACGGTCAATAGCGAGGCCGCCAACGCCTTTGCCTCGCAGTTTGAGG AGGTTGACCGCGCCATTGAGAACATAGCCAAGAGCGGAAAGCCTTTTGGCCCTGGATTTCCTCCAACGCCCATGGGCGCCAACCGTCGCGAGTCCATGCCTATGATGGGTGGTGGTGGTCCTCGTCCCTACCCCGACTTTG aacaacaacaacgcATGGGCGGCCCGCAGCGCCACCACTCGGTCAGCGAGTACGACggctcgcgctcccactcgGCCTCCAATGTTCAGGGCTTCTACCAGAACCAGCGCTATGCGCCCCGACCCAACGACGCGGACCAGATGGCGCAGGCGAAGCGACGGATGGCGGCTCAGCGCGAGCGTGAGCTGCGCAACTATCACCAGGAACAGCAATACCACAGAA ACGTTTCGGGCTCTGGCTCAAAGTCGGATCGCTCCATGAGCCCCAATGCCATGAATGAAGATGAGCGCCGCGAACTCATCGCCCGCCAGCACCGTGCTTTGTATGGCGAGACGTCCACCttgtacaacaacaaccCGACCTCGAGCCAGGACGTACGCGTTCAGACTTCGGCCGCTGGTCGTGGCCAGTCCCCCCTCGCTTTTGACCCTTTCGGCATGCAGGGCCAGAGTGACGGCTCCGTCCAGATGCCCCCGCGCGACAAGGATGCCGCAAGTGGAGCCCAAGACGCCCGTTCCAACAACACTTCGTCGCCTTCTGCCGGCCAGAACCCGGCCTTTAACTTGTTCGATGCCCAGCAGGCTAGCCGCACCTCCAACTCGTCGCCTGGTGGCTCTCCTCCCGTGCCCGGCCACAAGTCCAACGGCTCCAACGTGGCTCCCATTGGCACTCGTCCCCAGAACCAGAACCTTCAGCAACCAGGCGGTGCTGCGCTGGGCAAGCGTGCAAACTCTCCTCTGCCCTCGCCTCTGGGCTACAACTCGTACAACGCTAGCGAGCAGAGCAACATGGCCACAACGTCTGCTTCTATGAACCCCTCCGCTACGGCCACGGACAAGGGCGTAGGGATTTGGAACAACGGCCCCTGGAGCAACACACCTACTCAGGGAGTTCAGGCGTCTGTTTGGGGCTAA
- a CDS encoding MgtA, Cation transport ATPase, which translates to MASRPPGGPSHSENLIDFDDHQPTHNAGAPPRPAAHDEGRPSVSYDDFVGGARSTTAGLPGGPGAPGGATTPYLGGANNNSRAYSQTSDLHNYQRYSDADIPHDDDASTQGYYAAGGAYDQPSPSLQRGNSKNAHNRNSILSLGGGLTGRVKNMFGRGNEYSEMDLPLTENAAHQRQPSGNETASQHDDGHSAKPKKGLGTFKFGFGRGTPDPSTLGPRIIHLNNPPANAVNKYVDNHISTCKYNIVTFLPKFLYEQFSKYANLFFLFTAILQQIPGISPTSRFTTIVPLGIVLLVSAVKEYIEDYRRKQSDSELNNSKAQVLKGSTFTDTKWVNVAVGDIVRVESEQPFPTDLVLLASSEPEGLCYIETANLDGETNLKIKQAIPETADYVSPAELARLGGRIRSEQPNSSLYTYEATLTIAAGGGEKELPLAPDQLLLRGATLRNTPWIHGVVVFTGHETKLMRNATATPIKTTAVERMVNKQILMLVLILIALSIISSIGDVIIQTTQRDSLVDYLRLDRFNGAKQFFRDLLTYWVLYSNLVPISLFVTIEIVKYYTGSLIDSDLDIYYEPTDTPAKCRTSSLVEELGQIEYIFSDKTGTLTCNMMEFKQSTIAGIQYADEVPEDRRGTIEDGVEVGIHDFKQLEQNRKTHHNKYIIDQFLTLLATCHTVIPERKGEKAAIKYQAASPDEGALVEGAVTLGYKFTARKPRAVIIEVDGRELEYELLAVCEFNSTRKRMSTIFRTPEGKIVCYTKGADTVILERLGKDNPHVEATLTHLEEYASEGLRTLCLAMREIGEDEFREWWTIFNTAQTTVGGNRADELDKAAELIEHDMTLLGATAIEDKLQDGVPDTIATLQSAGIKVWVLTGDRQETAINIGMSCKLISEDMSLLIINEENKEDTRDNIRKKFQAITSQSQGGAEMDVLALVIDGKSLTYALERDLEKEFLDLAVKCKAVICCRVSPLQKALVVKLVKRHLKSILLAIGDGANDVSMIQAAHVGVGISGVEGLQAARSADIAIGQFRYLRKLLLVHGAWSYQRVSKVILYSFYKNIAMFMTQFWYSFQNGFSGQIIYESWTLTMYNVFFTAAPPFVLGIFDQFVSARLLDRYPQLYRLSQSGVFFRMHSFWSWVGNGFYHSLILYFGTQAFVLWDWPQWDGRNAGHWVWGTAAYTANLATVLLKASLITNIWTKYTVLAIPGSMLLWFILMPLYATVAPMINISNEYVGVIARLFPDPRFWAMIVVLPPLCLIRDFAWKYAKRMYFPQSYHHVQEIQKYNIQDYRPRMEQFQKAIRKVRQVQRMRKQRGYAFSQTDESQARVLQAYDTTQQRGRYGEMASSRK; encoded by the exons ATGGCCAGCCGGCCACCGGGTGGACCGTCTCACAGCGAGAACCTGATTGACTTTGACGACCATCAACCCACACACAATGCAGGCGCACCACCACGGCCCGCCGCCCATGACGAGGGCCGGCCCTCGGTCTCGTATGATGACTTTGTTGGCGGTGCCAGGTCGACGACAGCAGGCCTGCCGGGAGGGCCTGGCGCACCAGGAGGTGCGACGACGCCCTATCTAGGAGGAGCAAACAACAACAGCCGAGCCTATTCGCAAACGTCGGACCTGCACAACTACCAGCGATACTCGGATGCCGACATTCCCCACGACGATGACGCCTCAACCCAGGGCTACTACGCAGCCGGGGGAGCCTACGACCAGCCCTCGCCGAGCCTCCAGCGCGGCAACTCCAAGAACGCACACAACAGGAATAGTATCCTGAGCCTCGGAGGTGGCCTGACTGGCCGGGTCAAGAACATGTTTGGCCGGGGCAATGAGTACTCAGAAATGGACCTGCCCTTGACCGAGAACGCAGCACACCAACGCCAGCCGAGCGGCAACGAGACAGCAAGTCAACACGACGACGGCCACTCTGCTAAGCCCAAGAAGGGGCTGGGCACCTTCAAGTTTGGCTTCGGCCGAGGCACACCCGACCCGTCGACATTGGGACCCCGCATAATACACCTGAACAACCCACCCGCCAATGCCGTCAACAAGTACGTCGACAACCACATTTCGACGTGCAAGTACAACATCGTCACCTTCCTCCCCAAGTTCCTCTACGAGCAATTCTCAAAATACGCCaacctcttcttcctcttcacTGCCATCCTCCAGCAGATTCCCGGCATCTCCCCCACGTCGCGATTCACTACCATCGTTCCGCTCGGCATAGTCCTCCTGGTGTCAGCTGTCAAGGAGTACATTGAAGACTACCGGCGGAAACAGTCCGACTCGGAGCTGAACAACTCAAAAGCCCAGGTCCTCAAGGGTTCTACCTTTACAGACACGAAATGGGTCAATGTGGCAGTAGGAGATATCGTGCGCGTCGAATCCGAGCAGCCCTTCCCCACCGATCTCGTCCTTCTCGCATCCTCCGAGCCCGAGGGTCTATGCTACATCGAAACAGCCAACTTGGACGGAGAGACCAATCTCAAGATCAAGCAGGCTATTCCGGAAACGGCAGACTATGTCAGTCCAGCCGAGCTGGCGAGACTAGGTGGCAGGATACGATCAGAACAACCCAACAGCAGTCTATATACATATGAAGCAACCTTGACTATCGCAGCAGGTggaggagagaaggagctaCCCCTGGCACCTGATCAACTGTTGCTGCGAGGTGCTACACTTCGTAACACACCATGGATCCATGGCGTCGTCGTCTTTACCGGCCACGAAACGAAGCTCATGAGAAACGCGACCGCTACACCCATCAAGACCACCGCGGTCGAGAGGATGGTCAACAAGCAGATTCTCATGCTCGTGCTAATCCTCATTGCACTGAGTATCATCAGCTCCATCGGCGATGTCATTATCCAAACAACGCAAAGAGACAGTCTCGTCGATTATCTCCGCCTCGACAGGTTCAATGGCGCCAAACAATTCTTCCGTGACTTGCTGACATACTGGGTGCTATACTCCAATCTGGTTCCCATCTCGCTCTTCGTCACTATTGAAATCGTCAAATACTACACCGGTAGTCTCATCGACTCTGATCTGGACATCTATTACGAACCAACCGACACACCCGCGAAATGCCGAACATCGTCTTTGGTCGAGGAATTGGGCCAGATTGAATACATCTTCTCGGACAAAACGGGTACTCTCACCTGCAACATGATGGAGTTCAAGCAGTCTACAATTGCCGGAATACAGTATGCTGACGAGGTACCCGAAGACAGGCGCGGGACAATCGAGGACGGCGTTGAGGTTGGAATTCACGACTTCAAGCAGCTCGAGCAAAACCGAAAGACACATCACAACAAGTACATCATCGACCAATTCCTGACATTACTCGCGACATGTCATACTGTTATTCCGGAAAGAAAGGGCGAGAAGGCTGCCATCAAGTATCAGGCCGCCTCTCCCGACGAGGGAGCTTTGGTGGAAGGCGCGGTGACCCTTGGCTACAAGTTCACTGCAAGAAAGCCGCGTGCTGTCATCATCGAGGTTGACGGCCGCGAACTGGAATACGAACTCCTGGCCGTTTGCGAATTCAACTCGACAAGGAAGAGAATGTCTACAATATTCCGCACACCCGAAGGCAAGATCGTGTGCTACACAAAGGGTGCCGACACCGTCATTTTGGAGAGACTCGGAAAGGACAATCCTCATGTAGAGGCAACGCTCACGCATCTTGAAGAGTATGCTTCCGAAGGACTCCGTACACTTTGTCTGGCTATGAGAGAAATCGGCGAAGATGAGTTTCGAGAATGGTGGACCATCTTCAATACTGCGCAAACGACAGTTGGTGGCAACCGCGCAGATGAACTGGACAAGGCTGCTGAACTCATCGAACACGACATGACTCTACTTGGAGCAACCGCTATCGAAGATAAACTACAAGACGGCGTACCTGACACTATCGCCACTCTCCAATCTGCCGGAATCAAGGTCTGGGTTTTGACTGGAGATCGCCAAGAAACTGCCATCAACATCGGCATGAGTTGCAAATTGATCAGCGAGGATATGAGTCTACTCATCATCAACGAAGAAAACAAGGAAGACACAAGAGATAATATCCGCAAGAAATTCCAAGCCATTACAAGCCAGAGTCAAGGTGGTGCAGAGATGGATGTTCTCGCTCTGGTCATTGACGGCAAGTCGCTCACGTACGCTCTCGAACGTGATCTCGAGAAGGAGTTCCTCGATCTTGCAGTCAAATGCAAGGCTGTCATTTGTTGTCGTGTTTCTCCTCTGCAGAAGGCACTAGTCGTCAAGCTCGTCAAGCGTCATCTCAAATCCATCCTGCTTGCTATTGGTGACGGAGCCAACGACGTCTCTATGATTCAAGCTGCACATGTTGGTGTCGGTATCAGTGGTGTCGAGGGCTTACAGGCAGCTCGTAGCGCAGATATTGCGATCGGTCAATTCCGCTACCTACGAAAGCTTCTTCTTGTCCACGGCGCATGGAGCTACCAGCGTGTCAGCAAGGTCATCCTGTATTCCTTCTACAAGAATATTGCCATGTTCATGACACAATTCTGGTACTCGTTCCAGAACGGCTTCTCTGGTCAGATCATATACGAGTCCTGGACGCTGACAATGTACAACGTCTTCTTTACAGCAGCACCACCTTTTGTGCTCGGCATCTTCGATCAATTCGTAAGCGCAAGACTACTGGACCGCTATCCGCAGCTTTATCGCCTGAGTCAGTCTGGCGTGTTCTTCAGAATGCACTCTTTCTGGTCATGGGTTGGAAACGGCTTCTATCACTCCCTCATTCTCTACTTTGGCACCCAAGCTTTCGTCTTGTGGGACTGGCCGCAGTGGGACGGCCGAAACGCAGGTCATTGGGTGTGGGGCACAGCTGCTTACACTGCTAACCTTGCGACCGTCCTTCTCAAAGCCTCGCTCATCACCAACATCTGGACAAAGTACACTGTGTTGGCAATCCCTGGCTCTATGCTACTCTGGTTCATACTCATGCCCCTCTACGCCACCGTTGCACCGATGATCAACATCTCCAACGAGTACGTAGGCGTCATTGCCCGACTTTTCCCGGACCCGCGTTTCTGGGCGATGATTGTGGTATTACCGCCGCTTTGCTTGATCAGAGACTTCGCATGGAAGTACGCGAAAAGAATGTACTTCCCGCAGAGCTATCATCATGTCCAGGAAATTCAAAAGTACAACATTCAGGATTACAGGCCACG CATGGAGCAATTCCAGAAAGCGATCCGTAAAGTCCGACAGGTGCAGCGTATGCGCAAACAGCGCGGCTATGCCTTTTCTCAAACAGACGAGTCGCAAGCAAGGGTTCTACAAGCTTATGATACCACGCAACAGCGTGGTCGGTATGGAGAGATGGCGAGTTCGCGCAAGTAG
- a CDS encoding PotE, Amino acid transporter, with product MLTMTSATYTGLSDGGPAGLIWSFVWTWFGFSTVMLSLAEMASMAPTAGGQYHWVSEFSPPSVQKPLSYFIGWMSTLSWQAGTASGPFLVGTLIQSSVVVMYPDYSPTNWQGTLMVIAVTILVWTLNIWGSKFMPLFQNIMLVVHVFGFLAIIIVFWVLSPRATAEVTFTHFTNEGNWGSTGLALMVGQISAIYACICSDSAAHMAEEIKDAGKTVPRAMMGAYLMNGLLGMVFLVSYMFMVTDVRAALDDASGYPHLWVFSQAVSAGGVVALNAIPTILIFAGTLTFNLSTSRQTWAFARDKGLPFSSWIGHVDPKLQVPANAVTITCLITVILSLINIGSDVAFNAIISLNVVALMITYMFSIGAVLYRRIRHPELLPSCRWSLGKWGVPINIGGVLYSTHAFFWCFWPESTPVALDNFNWAVVMFVAVAILCLLDYVIRGRRHYKGPVVLVEGFKGQ from the exons ATGCTGACCATGACAAGCGCAACTTATACAGGTCTGTCCGATGGTGGCCCAGCTGGGCTCATCTGGAGTTTCGTATGGACCTGGTTCGGCTTCAGCACAGTGATGCTGTCTCTTGCTGAGATGGCATCCATGGCCCCAACTGCAGGCGGCCAATATCACTGGGTTTCGGAATTCTCTCCTCCTAGCGTTCAAAAGCCGCTCAGCTACTTCATCGGATGGATGTCAACGCTCTCGTGGCAGGCCGGCACAGCCTCCGGGCCTTTCCTTGTCGGCACGCTGATACAGTCCTCGGTCGTCGTAATGTATCCAGATTACTCGCCTACAAACTGGCAAGGAACACTCATGGTAATTGCCGTGACCATCTTGGTCTGGACGCTCAATATTTGGGGCTCAAAGTTCATGCCGCTGTTTCAAAACATCATGTTGGTTGTACACGTCTTTGGCTTCTTGGCCATCATCATCGTGTTCTGGGTCTTGTCTCCGCGGGCAACAGCAGAAGTGACATTTACACATTTCACCAACGAAGGCAACTGGGGCTCGACTGGACTGGCACTCATGGTTGGCCAGATTTCGGCAATTTATGCCTGTATCT GTTCCGATTCTGCAGCTCATATGGCCGAAGAGATCAAAGACGCGGGCAAGACTGTTCCTCGTGCCATGATGGGCGCATACCTGATGAACGGTTTACTCGGCATGGTTTTCCTCGTTAGCTACATGTTTATGGTTACCGACGTAAGAGCTGCGCTCGACGATGCTAGTGGGTATCCGCATCTGTGGGTATTTAGCCAGGCAGTATCTGCAGGGGGTGTTGTAGCTCTCAACGCTATTCCCACTATCCTCATCTTCGCCGGCACTTTGACCTTCAACTTGTCAACTTCGCGCCAGACGTGGGCTTTTGCTAGAGATAAGGGGTTGCCATTCAGCAGCTGGATTGGCCATGTGGATCCAAAGTTACAGGTACCTGCAAACGCTGTGACGATCACCTGCCTCATCACCGTTATCTTGAGCTTGATCAATATTGGCTCAGATGTTGCTTTCAACGCTA TCATATCTCTCAACGTAGTAGCCCTGATGATAACATACATGTTCTCTATCGGCGCTGTTCTCTACCGACGTATCCGCCACCCCGAACTTCTCCCTTCCTGCCGTTGGTCGCTCGGCAAATGGGGCGTTCCCATCAACATCGGTGGTGTATTGTACTCGACACACGCCTTCTTCTGGTGCTTTTGGCCAGAGTCTACACCAGTCGCACTGGATAACTTCAACTGGGCGGTGGTCATGTTCGTAGCCGTCGCTATCCTGTGTCTGCTAGACTATGTCATCAGAGGTCGGAGACATTACAAGGGCCCAGTCGTACTTGTTGAAGGATTCAAGGGACAATGA
- a CDS encoding ARA1, Aldo-keto reductase, related to diketogulonate reductase produces MAPNTPYVTLNDGNKMPQVGFGLWKVDNATCAETVYNAIKAGYRLFDGACDYGNEVECGQGVARAIKDGLVKREDLFIVSKLWQTFHEREQVELICRKQLADWGVDYFDLYIIHFPVALKYVDPKERYPPGWFVDGKSKIEHSKASLQSTWEAFEELKNKGLAKSIGVSNYSGALLLDMFTYAKIKPATLQIEHHPYYVQPYLIELANQHNIKVTAYSSFGPQSFIECDMKIAADTPLLFDHPVIKKISEAHNKTPAQVLLRWSTQRGLSVIPKSNSEHRLAQNLDVTSFDLKDSEIKEISDLDKNLKFNAPTNYGIPCYVFA; encoded by the exons ATGGCTCCCAACACTCCCTATGTCACGCTGAACGATGGCAACAAGATGCCTCAGGTTGGCTTTGGACTGTGGAAAGTCGACAATGCCACTTGCGCCGAGACCGTGTACAACGCCATCAAGGCTGGATACAGACTTTTCGACGGTGCTTGCG ACTATGGCAACGAAGTCGAGTGCGGCCAAGGTGTTGCCCGCGCCATCAAGGATGGTCTCGTAAAGCGCGAGGACCTCTTCATTGTCAGCAAGCTCTGGCAAACCTTCCACGAGCGCGAGCAAGTCGAGCTCATCTGCCGCAAGCAGTTGGCCGACTGGGGCGTCGATTACTTTGACCTGTACATCATTCACTTCCCCGTCGCCCTGAAATACGTCGACCCCAAGGAGCGTTACCCACCGGGTTGGTTCGTTGACGGCAAGAGCAAGATTGAGCACAGCAAAGCCAGCCTACAAAGCACATGGGAGGCATTCGAGGAGCTCAAGAACAAGGGACTGGCCAAGAGCATTGGCGTGAGCAACTACAGCGGTGCGCTCCTCCTGGACATGTTCACGTACGCAAAGATCAAGCCTGCAACGCTTCAGATCGAGCACCACCCATACTACGTTCAGCCCTACCTCATCGAGCTGGCCAACCAGCATAACATCAAGGTCACTGCGTACTCGTCTTTTGGTCCCCAGAGCTTCATCGAGTGCGACATGAAGATTGCCGCCGACACTCCTCTTCTCTTTGACCACCCCGTCATCAAGAAGATCTCGGAAGCACATAACAAGACACCTGCACAGGTTCTGCTACGGTGGTCGACACAGCGCGGTCTTAGCGTCATTCCAAAGTCAAACTCTGAGCACCGTCTCGCCCAGAACTTGGATGTAACGAGCTTCGATCTCAAGGACAGCGAAATCAAGGAGATTTCCGACTTGGACAAGAACCTGAAATTCAATGCTCCTACCAAC TACGGCATCCCCTGCTACGTTTTCGCATAG